The following proteins come from a genomic window of Anopheles ziemanni chromosome 3, idAnoZiCoDA_A2_x.2, whole genome shotgun sequence:
- the LOC131285239 gene encoding uncharacterized protein LOC131285239: MNILLKHLGEKALALIVNIFNKCMKLGHFPNTWKSSKVLPILKPGKDPTLPVSYRPISLLSSLSKVFERLLHRRLRDAVDERGIIKPEQFGFRPGHSTTHQLVCLRNNIQHHRAVSKTTAMVLLDVEKAFDNVWHDSLIHKMAMFGLPRHLTKLIQSYRRDEPSASFWEQHHPAFPKHRPESLREAFWVPCLPGIIVDLKNAFGRPLKLLKSMLDQVRKAANLDEMHPETFISFGIKVKQLKDHLVAGELRDHLNNPLLVDELVEKLPPSYRREWIRFRSASNEPAVSLFSRFMETVTAEAAEIAEYGVNPTHRPKYQPAVESMKKRVCQNCGNVGHEAQKCSANKSGPRCFASNGLGHRAKECTKKQQKDKFKCGIVGHQARNCGNSYAVECAGAKAEGSSKRKLPTIQVTCENKEFEALADTGSEEKTFSRSCQQNPRCGKIRNER, translated from the exons ATGAACATCCTTCTCAAGCACCTCGGAGAAAAAGCCTTAGCACTAATCGTCAACATCTTCAACAAGTGCATGAAGCTGGGTCATTTCCCCAACACCTGGAAATCAAGCAAGGTCCTGCCCATCCTTAAACCAGGGAAGGACCCAACGCTTCCAGTCAGCTACAGGCCCATCAGTCTCCTGTCGTCCCTGAGCAAGGTGTTCGAGAGGCTACTCCATCGTCGGCTGAGGGATGCAGTCGATGAACGTGGAATAATCAAGCCGGAGCAGTTTGGCTTCCGTCCGGGACACTCCACCACCCACCAACTCGTCTGCCTTcggaacaacatccaacacCATCGGGCTGTATCCAAGACAACCGCAATGGTTCTCTTGGATGTCGAGAAGGCGTTCGACAACGTTTGGCATGACAGTCTCATCCACAAGATGGCAATGTTCGGCCTTCCCCGCCATCTCACCAAGCTGATCCAGAGCTACCGCAGGGACGAACCTTCCGCGTCGTTCTGGGAACAACACCATCCTGCGTTTCCGAAGCATCGGCCGGAGTCCCTCAGGGAAGCGTTCTGGGTCCCCTGCT TGCCGGGCATCATCGTCGACCTGAAGAATGCATTCGGCAGGCCGTTGAAGCTACTGAAAAGCATGCTAGACCAGGTGAGGAAGGCCGCAAATCTTGATGAGATGCACCCGGAGACcttcatttcatttggaatAAAGGTCAAGCAACTAAAAGATCACTTAGTTGCTGGTGAACTGAGGGATCATCTAAACAATCCGCTGCTTGTGGACGAATTGGTGGAAAAACTACCCCCCAGTTATCGACGAGAGTGGATACGATTTAGAAGTGCCAGCAATGAACCGGCTGTATCGCTTTTTTCCCGATTTATGGAAACGGTAACCGCGGAAGCCGCGGAGATCGCTGAGTATGGTGTAAATCCAACACACCGGCCGAAGTACCAACCCGCAGTAGAAAGCATGAAAAAACGAGTTTGCCAGAACTGCGGAAACGTCGGGCACGAGGCCCAGAAGTGTTCAGCGAACAAAAGCGGACCGAGGTGCTTTGCTAGCAATGGATTGGGACATCGAGCGAAGGAGTGCACGAAGAAACAGCAAAAAGACAAGTTCAAGTGTGGTATCGTGGGGCATCAGGCAAGAAATTGCGGGAACAGTTATGCAGTGGAGTGTGCCGGTGCCAAAGCAGAAGGATCCAGCAAAAGGAAATTACCCACAATACAGGTGACGTGTGAAAACAAAGAGTTCGAAGCGTTGGCGGACACtggaagcgaagaaaagaCGTTTTCGAGGAGCTGCCAACAAAACCCAAGGTGTGGGAAAATTCGGAACGAACGCTGA